The Streptomyces sp. Je 1-332 genome has a window encoding:
- a CDS encoding tetratricopeptide repeat protein has protein sequence MGPQTDQSGAEHVCARAESSLARRAFEAAERDFLAALALTGGEAGGDEALRARADVGLGRIRLAASDFEQGAVHFRRAHEAHPEASDPLHWLGCAAAHMGAYASADEYFTSALDCTRPHPRSRVQRAYVRARLRRYEEALADLRTAREEDALDADGRWVMAALSGERAQGGLGLLLRKAALGVLDGQGDAGGVEWGGGLEGWEVGRAARLVEGSLSLDGAVGDAFVPLYAVVLVLGGRREAAIELLAGATRRRPADHRITHTLGLALLNSAGVDGRGWEQCVAAWGALLHDDSFWEHRRGSAEARFGVLVEAGLDAGLRADLRELLERRLPESATDGRVPPGALLQREADAARILAGAGGFPAAGQRAPLVGGPLRVTGLGLVDAFGAFAASVSPTGTATGAGAWTGPATGSTQLAYAFSELGFAQLLLKQDKPADALAALTELRCPDCRERAVAAAICEPDCPRFDELNPAYAGHPDKHHRLTRDARALALRARIDLGRHELNTERPDFDAAAASWRRALVHGRETDRYRETQVAVVDLALGAARAAHRAGDPTRAVETLEAVRSITGANERGRLEGQLARLLADRAISAANRDGTLLDGPAADLRRSVAFNPHLLRAQVSLSVVLRGLAARRWRSGSVSGARASLREALDRIDAALIHFPEDPELTEQRDAALADLDHVVTERQEAAPQEAARPESGR, from the coding sequence GTGGGGCCGCAGACGGACCAAAGCGGCGCGGAACATGTGTGCGCGAGGGCCGAGTCGAGCCTGGCGCGCCGCGCCTTCGAAGCCGCCGAGCGGGACTTCCTGGCGGCGCTGGCCCTGACCGGGGGCGAGGCAGGGGGCGACGAGGCTCTCCGGGCGCGGGCCGATGTGGGCCTCGGGCGGATCCGCCTCGCGGCGAGCGACTTCGAGCAGGGGGCCGTGCATTTCCGCCGGGCGCACGAGGCGCACCCCGAGGCGTCCGATCCCCTGCACTGGCTGGGGTGCGCGGCGGCGCACATGGGGGCGTACGCATCGGCGGACGAGTACTTCACCTCGGCGCTGGACTGCACGCGCCCACATCCCCGATCGCGCGTTCAACGGGCTTATGTGCGAGCGCGGTTGAGGCGGTACGAGGAAGCGCTGGCCGATCTGCGCACGGCAAGGGAAGAGGACGCGCTGGACGCGGACGGCCGCTGGGTCATGGCCGCGCTGTCGGGCGAGCGAGCGCAGGGTGGCCTTGGCCTGTTGCTGCGCAAGGCGGCGTTGGGGGTGCTGGACGGGCAGGGGGACGCGGGTGGGGTGGAGTGGGGTGGTGGTCTGGAGGGGTGGGAGGTTGGGCGAGCTGCTCGGCTGGTTGAGGGGTCCCTGTCGCTGGACGGCGCTGTCGGGGATGCGTTCGTGCCGTTGTACGCCGTTGTCCTTGTCCTCGGCGGGCGGCGTGAAGCCGCCATTGAGCTCTTGGCGGGTGCCACTCGGCGGCGACCCGCCGACCACCGGATCACCCACACCCTGGGGCTCGCTCTCCTCAACTCGGCCGGAGTCGACGGCCGGGGATGGGAGCAGTGTGTCGCCGCCTGGGGTGCGCTTCTGCATGACGACTCCTTCTGGGAGCACCGGCGCGGCTCGGCCGAGGCGCGGTTCGGCGTGCTCGTGGAGGCCGGGCTCGATGCGGGGCTCCGGGCCGATCTGCGGGAGCTGCTTGAGCGACGGCTGCCCGAGAGTGCCACCGATGGCCGTGTGCCGCCCGGTGCGCTGCTTCAGCGGGAGGCCGACGCCGCCAGGATCCTGGCCGGGGCGGGTGGGTTCCCGGCGGCCGGGCAGCGGGCCCCTCTGGTGGGCGGTCCGTTACGTGTCACTGGGCTCGGGCTCGTCGACGCATTCGGCGCCTTCGCCGCGAGTGTGAGCCCGACCGGGACCGCGACCGGGGCCGGGGCCTGGACCGGGCCCGCGACCGGGAGCACCCAATTGGCTTACGCCTTCTCCGAACTCGGCTTCGCTCAGCTCCTCCTGAAGCAGGACAAGCCCGCCGACGCCCTCGCCGCGCTCACCGAACTGCGCTGCCCCGACTGCCGCGAACGGGCCGTCGCCGCCGCCATCTGCGAACCGGACTGCCCCCGCTTCGACGAGCTGAACCCCGCCTATGCCGGGCATCCCGACAAGCACCACCGCCTCACCCGCGACGCCCGGGCTCTGGCGCTGCGGGCCCGGATCGACCTGGGGCGCCACGAACTCAACACGGAGCGGCCCGACTTCGACGCGGCGGCGGCCTCGTGGCGGCGCGCCCTGGTGCATGGCCGGGAGACAGACCGTTACCGCGAGACCCAGGTCGCCGTCGTCGACCTCGCGCTCGGCGCGGCGCGGGCGGCGCATCGCGCGGGAGATCCGACCCGGGCCGTGGAGACGCTGGAGGCGGTCCGCTCCATCACCGGCGCGAATGAACGCGGGCGACTGGAGGGGCAGTTGGCACGGCTGCTCGCCGACCGAGCCATCTCCGCGGCCAATCGGGACGGCACCCTCCTCGACGGACCCGCGGCAGACCTGAGGCGCTCCGTCGCCTTCAACCCGCATCTGCTGCGCGCGCAGGTCAGCCTCAGTGTCGTACTGCGCGGGCTCGCGGCGCGGCGGTGGCGTTCGGGGAGCGTGTCCGGGGCCAGGGCGTCCCTGCGGGAAGCACTGGACCGGATCGACGCCGCGCTCATCCACTTCCCCGAGGATCCCGAGCTGACGGAGCAGCGCGACGCGGCCCTGGCAGACCTGGATCACGTCGTGACAGAGCGGCAAGAAGCAGCGCCGCAAGAGGCCGCGCGGCCAGAGAGCGGGAGGTGA